One stretch of Cottoperca gobio chromosome 18, fCotGob3.1, whole genome shotgun sequence DNA includes these proteins:
- the LOC115023774 gene encoding uncharacterized protein LOC115023774, giving the protein MFRANFPGSTGTVCYTAVESLDLRCLLRWDCPRASPNTTYTVQTKTQGDPWQDVPWCVWISSCSCDVSQAFSNFELYNMIRLGVHLSPSSTVWMKPRKFDYSDFTFSPPSVSASLKDEQLLVKVQFPCAANRRCSLGRCCPISELIDPWTTVTVYNKLNHSEYQSRTVWTQQVVSHVEFSGLSPGQNYCAVANFSFPTFSMAASPKSAPQCVETVSKSGRLLPALFLGIGLTSLFIVPLLTVFLRRPRRAEPTTENQPKTPASIHDPVSSVPLPPVPVDPRDIHLEFVSLAASAGQRFG; this is encoded by the exons ATGTTTCGTGCGAACTTCCCAGGGTCGACTGGGACAGTCTGTTACACTGCTGTGGAATCGCTGGACTTAAGATGCCTCCTGCGGTGGGATTGTCCCCGTGCCAGTCCTAATACCACCTACACCGTGCAGACAAAGACTCAGGG GGACCCCTGGCAGGACGTACCGTGGTGCGTTTGGATCTCGTCCTGCAGCTGCGATGTCTCGCAGGCCTTCTCAAACTTTGAACTGTACAACATGATTCGTCTGGGTGTCCACCTCAGCCCCAGCTCCACTGTCTGGATGAAGCCACGCAAGTTCGACTACAGTGACTTCA CCTTCAGCCCTCCCTCTGTCTCGGCCTCTTTGAAAGACGAACAGCTGCTGGTGAAGGTGCAGTTCCCCTGTGCTGCCAACAGGAGGTGCTCTCTGGGGCGGTGCTGTCCCATCTCTGAATTGATTGACCCCTGGACCACAGTGACTGTGTACAACAAGCTCAATCACTCCGAGTACCAG AGCCGTACAGTTTGGACCCAGCAAGTTGTGTCCCATGTGGAGTTCTCAGGTTTGTCTCCAGGTCAGAACTACTGTGCTGTGGCCAACTTCTCCTTCCCGACCTTCTCCATGGCGGCTTCCCCGAAGTCTGCCCCTCAGTGTGTGGAGACCGTTTCCAAATCAG GGCGGCTGCTGCCTGCGCTGTTTCTGGGAATCGGGCTGACTTCTCTGTTCATAGTTCCACTTCTCACCGTGTTTCTGAGAAGACCCAGACGAGCTGAACCAACCACTGAAAATCAACCAAAGACTCCG GCGTCCATTCATGATCCAGTCTCTTCGGTCCCCCTCCCCCCGGTCCCTGTCGACCCTCGTGACATCCACCTGGAGTTTGTGAGTCTTGCAGCCAGCGCTGGACAAAGGTTTGGCTGA